From Ananas comosus cultivar F153 linkage group 2, ASM154086v1, whole genome shotgun sequence:
TCTATTGACTTAATGGTATTTTCTTAAAGATTGCCCTGTTACAACGAAATCTTTTAGCACCTGGGAATAATGCAAGGTTAATGTCAGGCAAGTATAAATTAACGTTGAAGAAGAAATTTACAAAATTCTTTAATGATTCAATTAACATATCTTGGATCATTCATTCTGAAAGCTGAATGTGCCCTAAGGATATTGAGGTAGTAGAATACACGCACAAAAATCTTTCGCATGCCACTTGTTTGGTGAAAAGAAACCCTGTTGATTCATGCAATTACTTTGGCTTTTGCATGATGAGTGTTCATAGGAGGTCAAGAAAAAAGACATCATGAAGGCACTCACGTGATGGTTCTAACACTCCATGAAAAGAGCAGTTTGCTTACATTCGTGTAGACTGaaatttccaaaatttttgaattccaCCTTTATTTCATGTCAATTAATGCTATTTCAATATCTTTTTCCAGATGGTAAGTTTAAATTACAGACCTCCAGAAATCCTTCTCGGATCCCTACATCACACCGCAGCAGTTGATATTTGGTCTGTGGGTTGTATTTTTGCTGAAATGGTGAACCATCAAGCTTTGTTCAATGAAGACTGTGAAATTGGTCTACTGTTTAAGATTTTCCAGTAATATCTTCTGGTCAATGCTCTGAATTTTGCAACTTCGACGTGTCAGAGGAATCTCTACCGGGCTGATTACCTAATATCCTTCTTTtccataaaatattttcttaaagaATGCTAGGTACCCCAAATGAAGATACTTGGGAAGGGGTTAGTTCGTTACCTGACTACAAGGTTTCGTTCCCCCAGTGGCCTCCTAAGGTTTTCATTTCAGTTAACACATTAATTTCTTCTTTCAGCGCTCTAGCATGATTGAGTTCATACTTGAAAATTAGAGGGGgggtttcatatatatatatatatatatatatatatatatatatatatatatcctagaAAAATCTTCTATGTGTATATGCATGCCCTTatgtaatttttaatctttatataCACCCCTTGGAAGTGCAGTTTCTTTGCCTACAAAACTTTACTAAAGTTGGGGAGTCTTCCAATTCATGGGGGGAGGTGGTTACCATAATCCATGTGAGAAAAAGGCTTTTCAAAAAGGCCGTGTATtcattaaattaagtttttgaagggCATGTATTAAACTTCAGATTTTGCGGAGATTTTTAGAGGCAAATGGATTACTTTGCACGGTGGCATATGTTATAATGTAAATACCTCGTCAAAGTTCTATTGTTGTAACAAAAGGCTGATTGCAGCATCTTCTTTTCAGGATCTAGCATCGGTGGTCCCAAATCTTGAACCAGCTGGTGTGGACCTTCTTTCTGTAAGTGAAATACTTATTTCTCAAGTAGGGCATATTTTTCTAGAGAAGCCTTAACTAAATCATAGAACTGCCACAAAATTTGTGTATGCAAAACATACTGCTTACttcgttcaaaaaaaaaagagagaaaaaaaaaactcattaaaTATCAATATTTTCGCTCGATTGGTCTGCCAGATGGTAAATTAGTTTCCTGTTGGACTTCAATACAATAAAGTGTAAAAATTGATGAATTCTGGGAAAATGATAGCGCTCCCAGCTATTACTATATAACTTGGTTATGGAGAAAACAATAACTATCAATTATGCTCAAGTACTATATATGATAACTATCATATTATGCCACTTGGAAGACTGGCTGGCAATTCGTATCCTGACTTTTAGAGGATGTTTCTCTGGCTGAATACTGAGCATATCTATCAGAAAAATGTGCAAAATGGAACAATTTCTCCTGAGAACCTTTACTGCTTGTGTACATGCCCCTGCTGAGGTTTTTatgcacaatttttttttgcatattcaGCCTAGAAGGGAATAAACATATTTTTCAGGGACATAAGCAAACATCAACTCTGCAGATTTATTTGCACAATTTTGCATATCTCCAGCAGTCAATACGCATAAGACACTATATTGAATAATGCTGAGTCACACCTTACCCAGGTCTTATGTTGCTTATTAGATACCTATTTTCTTGACCTGGCATGCGATGTGGAGAAAAGAAATGATATTAGCCTATATTCCCTGTCAGGCTCCACTAAATAGTGGATATACAATATGTTCCGCATCCTAGTCTTCAACCTAATTGATAATCACACTATCAAGCTCGACTAGTCTCAAGTTTCACCTTCTTTTAAAACCATTCTCGGCCACTTGATTTGCTCTCTCAAgcaaataaatttcatattcaTCCATTATTATTCAGCGATAAAGTTAGGTCAAAATTCATGATTCTGATAGAATGTCTCCTACACATTTTCACTATCTGTGCTTTTTATGAACTTCATTTGCACAGAAAGCTTGTTGCTTCTCACTTTATATGCATTAATATGTCCTATATTACTACTACTTTCCACGCCAACTTGGCAGGGTCTCTATGTGCTCTCTCATATCCTCCATATTTTTCTCCTATAGGACTAGCATTTGCCTGTGCAATGCATGATCTAGTTTGATTTCAAAGGGTTTCACTGTTGATtccttgaaatttttttgtaatcgaCAGAGAATGATACGGTTGCCGCCAACTGAAAGAATCTCTGCTCGAGATGCGCTGGAACATGAGTACTTCAATGACCTCAATTTTGCATCGTGACTCTTAGCTCCCTTGGTATATAGTTCGGGTGAGACGGGCTTGTATGAGCTTTCATTCTTGAACTTGTAGGAAAATTGTATCTCCCCCTTCGCCTTTCCTTTGTTTAGCTTGCTCTATAGGTAGCGTGAAATCATTTCCTATTAATCTAGAGAGAGATCGCTAGTTAGTATTGCTGTCTTTCATGCTTAAAAGGTAGAGTGGCATTACTGTTGTGAATTTGACAACGAGCAGTAGTAAGCCTTAGTTTTTTTTCACAGTTGGGGTTCATGCCCAAGTGTCGTATCTTCTATTTGAGAGTTAAATCATATGTTAACTGTCAAGTGTACAATACTGGCTTGTTGAAAATATCTCGCCCATATGTTTTGAGGTGCATGTAGCTAACAAATTAACTTGGAGGGGCATGTTTTCACATGCGACAACTCGAATGCGGTTGGAGTCCAACCAATCAGCAGTGTGGCAATTGTGCCTTCGGTACAATGATTTTTATCTGagatttattgttttttttttttttttttttttttttcagaccTAGCTTGCAAGGATTACATATAATACCCAGGTACTATTCTATCCTTTTCGATCGTATTTGGATGCTAGAATAAGTTATTTAACGATAACTTATTCTTATCCAAAAAACTTATTCAACATAAAGATTATTTTGTGTGattgaaagaaagaaatttaatttttagtgttTCGAAGATCTTAATGTTCATGAATTGATAGGATAACATATTTCATCAATCAGTTTatcttgttaaaaaaaaagacttgaAAATCGAATGTAGTATCTAATTTTAAACATCTTATCACACTCTTCATCTACCAATATTTATAAGCTTTTCAAGTAAATTATTAAGATATatcaaataagatattcatATATACAAATAAGGCTTTAGTACAAGAAAGCTCTTTATCCTATCAAGTTATTTATGATGATCGGGGATTGGTATCGccaaatatgatttaaaatatttgaagtatctaaaaattaacttttataatttttaaaaattattttctagtgtatttaaaaaaaatcatagaatgaacggctaaaaatgaataatgtTATAAAATTAAAGGTTAGAACTTCTCAATTCAAAATTGGGATTGTCAAATGTGATCAAGTTATCTATCAAAAATACAATCAATTGGGCTCGTCATACAGCATTAGAAACTTGAGTCAAAGCCTTTCAATTATTACAGAAATAATGTTTAAAAATCATCAAATTTGGTTTTCAAGTATttaaatgctttaaatcaaTTTCAATAATATGGATTGTGGATAATACGGTTTGCTGATTTGCTCTCTCGAACATAAAAAATACAACAGAATAGGACAAAAGACTTTCCCCTATTAATAGGATAATAATAGCAATTGAGATCCGTTGGACGCACCCGTTGGACGCACGGTCTTATAATCCTGTCTGTAAATTCCATCCGTCTTGCTGATTCATTCATGCAAGGATGAGTGAGAGAGGGACCTACTACTTAGTCATCAAATAAGCGGAAATTCCAATggtgttaaaaaaattattatgtattaCATGGAAAAAAAAGGTCAAATATCAGGTATATATTACAATAACAATGAGAACACGCACAAACAGAAAAAGCCAACCAGAGTATTCCATGGTTTTGGAATATCACATTATTATATACAAGATTAGGATACAAGAGTAACAAAATAAATCCCTGAACTTATATTCAAAGCGCCACATCATGACACTACGGAATTAAGCGAAAAGATGAGCCCGCAAAGCAAAGATTTTGACCTATGAAGGTAATTGTTCATTGTTCTGTCTGGATACGTCAGAATGTGAGCAGATCACAGGCGACGGCTGCAGCAAATCTGTTTTCTAAGTCTTTCAAAAACATatttcaaccttttttttttggttaaataatCAATTCTGCTTTTGTAGGAATCCATCTTCCTTTTAGCTAATTCCATCCCTTTCTCAGTTGCTGACGAAAAACTTCACTGTCATCTATTTGCAAGTGAGTGGAATTACCGCAACTTCTTCCTTCCAAAGAATTTGAAGATAGGAGCTGCATCTGCGAAAACCAATCTACCATCATCTGATCGGTATTGAAAATGCCAAGCTGGGCCAATTAACCACGACAGAGCTGCCCCACCGAGCAATCCTCCCATCTGAAATCATGTCTTAGTATAGCATCTGAATGAAACCAGTTAGCTTAAAAGAAAGGCAGAGAAAGTATTGCCGGACGTACATGCCCCCAGTTATCAATGCCCCTAGAGAGAAGCCCGAGAACCTATAGAACAAATTCTCAATAATGTAAAAACAAAACCATGAATAATACAAAAGCACTGCAGAGAGAAACAATTGCTTACCATGTTCAAGGTAATAACATGTGCAATATGCTGCAACTCCTGCTTTCCATCCCCAAGTAGCTTTCTATGCCTCAACAGGAAAACAGCATATGAACCAACCTGTTATGTATGATGAAgtgaataaatatatatacatatacaatcTCTATTATAAAAAGAACATTTGCAGCAACCCATTACATAGTGGACAGTTGATGATGGACGTGTAACAGAGATGGTGGGTAAAAGTTCAGAAACACAAAATTCTCTGATAATACGATAGCATCAAAAGGTATAAAATAGAGAAAGCATCATTATAcaacaagaaagaagaaaagaatggtGGCTCCCTCTCATCCACTAAAATGCCAGGGTTACTACGTATAGTTATATCGATTGTCTCCAAAGAGATCATCATGTATAATTTCATGATCGCTAAGCAAGATTCATATACAACAGCAAGGAAGTGCAGCAAAATTATTCCAAAAAAACTACATGTTCTTTCGCCATAGTAACATGTCTCAATATTCTgctatagtaaatttttttgttaatcaATTGTGAAAGAAGGGAACAAGTTGTCAATCATACATACCAACCCAAAAATAGCTCCTGATGCACCAACAGCAGGTAACTTGCTCAACTGGTAACTCATTACTGAACCTAATTCCTCAGACATTTAAATCCAGATTTAGAATCAAAAGAAAGACCTAATTACACGAATACTAACAGCAGTAGAATTTCCGTAACTAGGGTTATGAGTTATTACTTGCTAGTGCAGAAGTGAAATAAACTGCGAGGAATCGTCTAGGACCACTGAGCTGCTCTACAACTGGGCCAATGGAGTTTAAAGAATAACAGTTGATCTGCAAGTTCGAGAAATCTGTCTCACAGTTATTGAATTAATTAAGCAGCAGCATTTCAAAAGGCGTACCATGAGGTGAGCAACATTTGCATGCAGAACCGATGATGTAATCAATCTCCATATTTGTCCTTTATCAATCAGGCTATTAACCTTTTCACACAATTAAATTATCACTAGAACAGTAGAAAACAAATCCGGAGAACTACATTTGATCAGACAATTCTAACCTTAGCTCCCCATAAGAGCAGCCTTCCATGCGTAGCAACCTGAGCAACATAAGCCctagaaaaagccaaaaaatcAATACATCAAAATGCGATGTTTTAACAAATGCAACGTAGAAAGAACATCAACTAGAAAACAATAATGAAACAAGAGTGATATATTTCACAGAAGCATGAAGAATACAAACTTGTTTGATTGTATTATAAAACACGAAATGAAACAAGTTTTACCCACTTTTTCGACCATTAAAAATGTTAATAAAAACTCTCAAATTTGTAAAATCTTCTCTATCAAGGAGATATCACAAATGATAAATTTTAGGCACATTTCAGATTGGTGAGGTCAGATCAACGGCATCTTAGTAACTTGAAGCAGAAAGAttgcaaagagagagagaaaaaaaaaactcttgagTGAGTATTTGTGATATGTGGCAAGTTTTATTGGTCAATGATAATTGGTGCTGCTGACCCAAAACCAAACAAATCTGCAGCGGCTTTGTTACAATTGTGCAGTTTCGTGCTGCTGTTCAATTTTATGCAGGGAATAGATTAATGGAGTAAGAAAAGGGGTAACAGAATAAAGGGAAAATACAAGATAAGCTACAATATAAATGACTGTTACATGAGCACTATCATCATACTGTAGCAGCACATTTCATGCTACAGTAAACATGAGCACGAAACTTAAATGGCAAATGACTGTTACATTGACAACTTTGACTCTTAAACCCAACTAAATCTAGTTTAAATGACTAATTACGtggatttgaattttatttggaCTAATTTTCGTGACCCAAGTAGTGCTTTAAATTGATCACTTCTCATCTTGGGCTACCACTGCAATCCAACCTGACGATATCTTACTGCATCAACATGATGGTCAAAATAATGGGATAAATACCTCTTGCAAGTTCTTCCAGCTTTATAGTATTGTAGAACcagcattttatttatttaaaaagaatagAAACTCAAGGACAACCCTGTATTACTAATTGTGCATTAGGACAAGAGACTGCCAGGAATGAACCACTTGGAATACAAAATAAGAAGTTCAGAGATGAGAAGCAGCATCAAGGTAGATAAACATGGACAGCACACTCAGAACTTGGTCTTACAAAATGttaacaacaagaagagcattTGTCCATAGCCTCCCTTTCAAGCGATTCCCTCGAGAAGTATTAGATTGCAACTTGCCCTTATCCAGAAATTCAGATTCGTTACccccaaagaaagaaaagcaatATGGATGTGGTGCTGAGAAAGCATGCTCCAGCGTTTCAAGAAGAGAATATCGCTTTAACAATTTTGGTCGTCTAAACCAGATATCTCTGATTCTGTGCAAGGCGCCCAAATGATATGCGTCCTGTTCATTGTATTAATGCAAATTTGGATCAGAAAGAGATGCAAAAGCTAAAG
This genomic window contains:
- the LOC109706940 gene encoding RHOMBOID-like protein 10, chloroplastic, with amino-acid sequence MRGRIRFDLAPTHGSAPLRHRGGRGEAPAMASTPPLPWFAAPDPHGEASPEGLVAAAVAPRLGRLLRRRCGDHLRLLLVCSASPDAYHLGALHRIRDIWFRRPKLLKRYSLLETLEHAFSAPHPYCFSFFGGNESEFLDKGKLQSNTSRGNRLKGRLWTNALLVVNILAYVAQVATHGRLLLWGAKVNSLIDKGQIWRLITSSVLHANVAHLMINCYSLNSIGPVVEQLSGPRRFLAVYFTSALASSVMSYQLSKLPAVGASGAIFGLVGSYAVFLLRHRKLLGDGKQELQHIAHVITLNMVLGLLSRGIDNWGHMGGLLGGAALSWLIGPAWHFQYRSDDGRLVFADAAPIFKFFGRKKLR